The genomic interval CACTTCTGACTGTAAAATCGTCGCTTGCGCCGCTTGCGTCGGCAATATTATGCCTTTCCCGCAAAGTAATTTTTACTTCTTCCATGGCTTCGGCAATATTTTCTTCATAATCAACTTTGGCCCTAATCATATTAATATGATTAACTCCCAATATCAACTTTTGCATTGTCCGGATAGGCAAAAAAATTTGATCATCATAATCCTGAAAAGCGACCGTTCCTCTTTCCGCCATAACCCCGATCACTTCAAAGGTGTGTTTTTTTATTTTTATTCTTTGCCCAACCGCGTCAGATTCGCCGAAAAGTTCGTTTTTAACCGTATGGCCCAAAACCGCCGCTTTGGCCAAATTTTTTTCTTCTTCCTTGGAAAAAAAACGGCCTTTTTCTATTCTTCCTCCTTCCACCTCCATCATCCCGGCCGTACAACCGCTTAGATTGGTATCATAATTATTGGAACCCCAGCTGGCCGAGCCCACGCCGTTGGAATAAGCCACCACTCCAGAAAGGTGAGGAGCATTCCTTTTATCTCCCAGGGCAACGGCGTCTTCATAGGTGAGAGTCGTAATAACTATACCCATGACTGAAGCCGGCGGGCCTTCATTTTCGGCCTTACCCGGCAAAACACCGATTATATTCGTGCCCAGACTTTTAACCTGGGCCAAAATCAAACTTTGGGCTCCGGCTCCGACCGCCATAATAATAATAACCGCCCCGACACCAATTATAATTCCGAGCATAGTCAAAAAACTTCTAACCTTATTAGCTAGAAGCGAAGTGGTAGAGTTACGGATACATTGTCTAATAATAGTTATCATTTAGGCGCTTAACTAATAATCTAAAATTAAATAAGTTTTATAATTAAATGTAAATATACCTAAAGTATTGACATTTTCAAATTTTTATGTTTATATTTAATTAAGAAAATTGCTCTCAGTATTACAACACCCATAAAAGGAGGGGTACATGAAAAAGCAAAGAGTCCATGTGGTAGCGGTAGTTGCTCTGCTTGCCATAGCCATAATCGGCTTCTTATTCTTATCACATTCCCAGAAGCCGGCTATCGAGAACGCAGATAATTCCGGCGTAATTTCCCAGGTACCATCCGCGCCGGATACGATCAGAGCTGAAAAAATAAAACAGTTTCTCGGCTTCTTAACTGAGTACCAAGCTCAAAATGAAGAAATTCTCCCCGGTGATCAGGGTGAGAGAGAAATCCTGTGGTATCAGACCTATCTCTGTTTTATCCAAATGGAATGCGCCTATTATTCACTTAATGAAACAGAGAAATGTTCAATTTTCGCCACGGATCAGAAATTACCAAAAGGTATAAAGATTAGTCAAGGCGAGCCGTTGACCGAAGTCGCGGGCGTTCCCCTGACAAGCGGCAATCCGAGGGAAGATTTCGAATCCTTCCTGGGAAACAGCTATGTCGAAATAGACTATATGTCAGCTTGGTCAATGTTCCAAGACGCTGAAGTCTGCCAAAGGGTTACGGATGAATATTATAACGAACTTGAGGTAAAAGGCCTCAAAGTCGTCCATTGAATCTCTTTTCGAATGAACTAAGGAGCCTGTGTCTGCACAGGCTCTCTTTTTATTTTTTATTTCAATATCTCCCCATCATGAGCCAATCTTTTATTAGACACGCCATAATCATCAACAATTAATCCGTCTTTTATTCTTATAATTCTATCAGCATGCTCGGCCGTATAGGTTTCATGGGTGACTAAAATTATAGTATTGCCGGCATCATTAAGCTTCTGCAGGATTTCCATAACCTGGACGCCTGATTTAGAATCTAAATTTCCGGTCGGCTCGTCGGCAAAAACCACGGAAGGGTTATTAACCAAAGCCCGGGCAATGGCCACTCTTTGTTTTTCCCCGCCGGAAATCTGGTTGGTAAAATAATCTAACCGATGGCCCAAACCCACGCTTTCTAAAACTTGCTTGGCTTTTTTATTCGGATTATTTTTATTCTCGGAATAGGCCAAAGGCAACTTCACATTATCCAAAACAGTCGTTCGGGGAAGCAGATTAAACGATTGGAAGACAAAACCGATTTTTTTATTGCGCAAGCCGGCTAATTCATCGTCGCTTAAGTCGTTTACATTCTCCCCTTCCAATTCATAGGTCCCGCTTGTTGCCCGGTCAAGCAAACCTAAAATATGCATTAAAGTGGATTTCCCCGATCCCGAAGGGCCCATAATCGCCACGAATTCGCCTTTGGAAATATTAAAAGAAAGGCCGTGCAAAACCTTGGTCACGACCTCATCTGTCCGGTATTCTTTTTTTAGATCTTTTGCCTGAATCAATGGAACTGACATTTT from Patescibacteria group bacterium carries:
- a CDS encoding ABC transporter ATP-binding protein; translated protein: MSVPLIQAKDLKKEYRTDEVVTKVLHGLSFNISKGEFVAIMGPSGSGKSTLMHILGLLDRATSGTYELEGENVNDLSDDELAGLRNKKIGFVFQSFNLLPRTTVLDNVKLPLAYSENKNNPNKKAKQVLESVGLGHRLDYFTNQISGGEKQRVAIARALVNNPSVVFADEPTGNLDSKSGVQVMEILQKLNDAGNTIILVTHETYTAEHADRIIRIKDGLIVDDYGVSNKRLAHDGEILK
- a CDS encoding ABC transporter permease produces the protein MLGIIIGVGAVIIIMAVGAGAQSLILAQVKSLGTNIIGVLPGKAENEGPPASVMGIVITTLTYEDAVALGDKRNAPHLSGVVAYSNGVGSASWGSNNYDTNLSGCTAGMMEVEGGRIEKGRFFSKEEEKNLAKAAVLGHTVKNELFGESDAVGQRIKIKKHTFEVIGVMAERGTVAFQDYDDQIFLPIRTMQKLILGVNHINMIRAKVDYEENIAEAMEEVKITLRERHNIADASGASDDFTVRSAAQALDMVKMITDALRYFLAAMAALSLVVGGIGIMNIMLVSVTERTREIGLRKAVGASNFNILSQFLIESIAVTFLGGVVGIIFGTVISFLISVIANFLGYDWEFSVSLVSILLAVGVSSLVGLIFGLYPARKAARLEPVEALRYE